A region of Phycisphaerae bacterium DNA encodes the following proteins:
- a CDS encoding glycoside hydrolase family 127 protein, protein MVCSVGGVLVWLGSLLAGSMPAHAEKAGPMMEVVRGAHFEFGGVVGDRIEANLRQWLLIAPDANPGMTEMFRVRDRRPVPELVPWAGEFVGKYLLSAIQARRMTRAQELDRLVRRIVDELIAAQDSDGYLGPFRRSERLLGQWDLWGHYHLMLALLMYHQDSGYPPAMDAACKAADLVCSTYLDTGRRIFDAGSHEMNMAVIHSLGQLYRATGREPYLRMMRHIEEDWQRAGDYLRTGLAGAKFYLTPRPRWESLHDLQGLVELHLITGQPEYRQAFLHHWRSIARYDRHNNGAFSTGEGAVGNPYRAGAIETCCTVAWMAITLDALALTGDPAVADELEWSLFNAMLGAQHPTGRWWTYDTPMDGFRSASAHAIVFQARAGTPELNCCSVNGPRSLGMTSEWAVMLDKQGPVLNYYGPCRVTLRDVAETSLTLTEETRYPAEAQVRIAVDPARPATFALRLRIPGWSKRTLLSVNGREIEGVRAGSYAAVTREWKAGDTIDLALDMSPRYWRGEAEKAGMASIFRGPLLLACDQHFNSFDPDAAPVVDLEKLSLRPVAVTDRFPPIVLFDQPAADGTLIRLCDYATAGAHGTHYRSWLPATNARPTEPFLKQDCLVLAEGEERIIIDAALDGSGEPRRGCLLDATGIQPASDRVDRASGAVELDGRSSRLRYELPCFPEEGYTICVWVYLNEYSAKAYQQVFSAWTGGGDDPLRLSVMGEAVCARIEAQRTYSTAAVPIAKRQWIHLAVSKSGGKLDLYVNGEKKASAEVPAKVTSRSRCVALGANPLFAGDEYFSGRLDGFAFYARPLSSEQIEQHLRIDGLR, encoded by the coding sequence ATGGTTTGCAGCGTCGGCGGCGTTCTGGTCTGGCTCGGGTCGCTTCTGGCGGGCAGCATGCCAGCCCATGCGGAGAAGGCCGGGCCGATGATGGAAGTGGTGCGCGGAGCTCACTTCGAGTTCGGCGGCGTGGTGGGCGACAGGATCGAGGCCAATCTGCGGCAGTGGCTGCTGATCGCCCCGGACGCCAACCCGGGCATGACGGAGATGTTCCGGGTGCGCGACCGCCGGCCGGTGCCGGAGCTCGTGCCATGGGCGGGCGAGTTCGTGGGCAAGTACCTGCTTTCCGCGATCCAGGCCCGGCGGATGACCCGGGCGCAGGAGTTGGATCGCCTGGTACGGCGGATCGTCGATGAGCTAATTGCCGCTCAGGACAGCGACGGCTACCTGGGCCCGTTTCGGAGAAGCGAGCGACTGCTGGGCCAGTGGGACCTGTGGGGCCACTATCACCTCATGCTGGCCCTGCTGATGTACCACCAGGACAGCGGTTACCCGCCGGCCATGGATGCGGCCTGCAAGGCGGCCGACCTGGTCTGCAGCACGTACCTCGACACCGGCCGGCGCATCTTCGACGCCGGTTCGCACGAAATGAACATGGCGGTGATCCACAGCCTCGGCCAGCTGTACCGGGCCACGGGGCGTGAGCCGTATCTGCGAATGATGCGGCACATCGAGGAGGACTGGCAGAGAGCGGGCGATTACCTGCGAACCGGCCTTGCGGGGGCCAAGTTCTATCTCACCCCGCGGCCGCGATGGGAGTCGCTGCACGATCTTCAGGGATTGGTGGAACTCCACCTGATCACCGGGCAACCGGAATACCGCCAAGCTTTTCTGCACCACTGGCGGAGCATTGCCCGCTACGACCGCCACAACAATGGCGCGTTCAGCACCGGAGAAGGCGCGGTCGGCAACCCGTATCGAGCGGGGGCCATCGAGACCTGTTGCACGGTGGCGTGGATGGCCATCACGCTTGACGCTCTTGCCCTGACGGGGGATCCGGCGGTGGCTGACGAGCTTGAATGGTCGCTGTTCAACGCCATGCTCGGCGCCCAGCATCCCACCGGCCGATGGTGGACCTACGACACTCCCATGGACGGGTTTCGATCCGCTTCAGCCCATGCGATCGTGTTCCAGGCCCGGGCAGGAACACCGGAGTTGAACTGCTGCTCGGTGAACGGACCGCGGAGCCTGGGGATGACCTCGGAGTGGGCGGTGATGCTTGACAAGCAGGGACCGGTCCTCAATTACTATGGGCCGTGCAGGGTCACCCTGCGGGACGTGGCGGAGACGTCGCTGACGTTGACCGAGGAGACGCGGTATCCGGCCGAGGCACAGGTCAGAATCGCGGTCGATCCCGCCCGGCCAGCCACCTTTGCCCTCCGGTTGCGCATTCCCGGATGGTCGAAACGCACGTTGCTCAGCGTCAACGGCAGGGAGATTGAGGGCGTTCGCGCGGGCAGCTACGCGGCAGTCACACGGGAATGGAAGGCGGGTGACACGATCGATCTCGCACTGGACATGAGCCCGCGATACTGGCGCGGCGAAGCGGAGAAAGCGGGCATGGCATCGATCTTTCGGGGCCCCCTTCTGCTGGCGTGCGATCAGCACTTCAACAGCTTCGACCCCGATGCGGCACCGGTCGTCGATCTGGAGAAACTGAGCCTGAGACCGGTCGCCGTCACCGACCGGTTTCCTCCGATCGTGCTGTTCGACCAGCCAGCCGCCGACGGCACCCTGATCCGTTTGTGCGACTACGCCACCGCCGGTGCCCACGGCACCCATTACCGCTCGTGGCTTCCGGCCACAAACGCCCGGCCGACGGAGCCCTTCCTCAAGCAGGACTGCCTCGTTTTGGCCGAGGGTGAGGAGCGTATCATCATCGACGCCGCTCTGGACGGCAGCGGCGAACCGAGACGCGGGTGTCTCCTGGACGCGACCGGCATCCAACCGGCGTCCGACCGTGTCGACCGGGCTTCGGGGGCGGTCGAGTTGGATGGACGCTCGAGCCGGTTGCGATACGAGCTCCCCTGCTTTCCCGAGGAGGGTTACACGATCTGTGTCTGGGTCTACCTGAACGAGTACTCGGCCAAGGCATACCAACAGGTCTTCAGCGCCTGGACGGGCGGAGGAGATGATCCTCTGCGACTCTCGGTGATGGGCGAAGCGGTGTGCGCACGGATCGAAGCACAGCGGACCTACTCAACCGCGGCGGTTCCGATCGCAAAGCGGCAGTGGATCCACCTGGCGGTGTCGAAATCGGGAGGCAAGCTGGATCTGTACGTCAATGGCGAGAAGAAGGCCTCCGCGGAAGTCCCCGCCAAGGTGACCTCTCGTTCGCGGTGCGTTGCACTGGGAGCCAATCCGCTGTTCGCCGGGGACGAGTACTTCAGTGGACGGCTGGACGGCTTTGCGTTCTACGCCCGCCCGCTGTCGAGCGAGCAGATTGAGCAGCATCTCCGGATCGATGGCCTGCGGTGA